The Tenebrio molitor chromosome 5, icTenMoli1.1, whole genome shotgun sequence genome has a segment encoding these proteins:
- the LOC138131086 gene encoding probable multidrug resistance-associated protein lethal(2)03659 — translation MDSYLEQKRAINPRQTANIFSKVTFLFTWKLFKRGAKEELKEEDLYEVLPEHESEKLGNRILKKWNEQKNENKCSVFSLLWNLFGKYYILLGTTKIISVIHPVVQPIVIGKLVSYFIPGQTELTKIEASFYGGLVIIFTFTSSVYEHNYFLATSNLAIKMRTALTSLFYREIFNLHPAKLRNTPIGKITTLITKDVMTFDTFFELFNEMWTGFLSTIIICFSMYQKIGSAMLVLLFTYTLYIPWQVYVVWRVFCLKMETSNKTDKRMRSTQKVLSTIRSTKMYVWDKYLSRTTNRIRKDEMRTLYKMFMYLFFTTVSATLVQHFTLYLVIMTYIWSGKTITAELMYFVVGCFQGVTFTLVFMIPYGMFYTSEFIAAVKRIQQLFKIIGMKRNMEEYQPEMKEAHISLGNVTVILAEKKILSDVSFDLKKGLTVLTGNTGTGKSVLVMTLLKQYEITTGALLIEGRISYVSQESWLFPSTIRENILFGQRYNVQRYQEVLQVCALCHDFNSFEFGDATVVADRGINLSKGQKARISLARAIYRESDIYLLDDCLSSLDPLVADFIFKNCIKKFLADKLIMLVTHNENFICQADNVINMNQNVSIVSINASSEATEKIENETPTENVLRENDQREGEDTDVGSKLISEGENRLNVYREDKKSGTVSWRIYQQYIKLGGTSFVFVAIFPISILAQLSISYKDKVVSNWVNLQSEISNYVNGTNDNPEFIEIRERNTRFIYITLL, via the exons ATGGATAGTTATTTAGAACAAAAAAGAGCAATCAATCCCAGGCAAACAGCTAACATATTTTCCAAAGTGACATTCCT cttCACTTGGAAACTATTTAAAAGGGGCGCCAAAGAAGAATTAAAAGAAGAAGACTTGTATGAAGTGCTCCCCGAACATGAGTCGGAAAAATTGGGAAAtcgcattttaaaaaaatggaatgaacaaaaaaatgaaaataagtgTTCGGTATTTTCACTCCTGTGGAATTTATTTGGGAAATATTACATTTTACTTGGAACCaccaaaattatttcagtGATTCACCC TGTTGTTCAGCCCATCGTTATAGGAAAGTTggtttcttattttattccAGGTCAAACCGAGTTAACCAAAATTGAAGCATCTTTCTATGGAGGACTTGTTATTATATTCACATTTACCAGTTCCGTTTATGAACACAACTACTTTTTGGCAACTTcaaatttggcaataaaaatgcGTACAGCGTTGACTTCCTTGTTTTATAGAGAAATTTTCAATCTGCATCCCGCCAAACTGAGAAACACTCCAATTGGCAAAATCACCACTTTGATTACAAAGGATGTTATGACATTCGATACTTTCTTTGAACTATTTAATGAAATGTGGACAGGATTTCTTTcgacaataataatttgtttcagCATGTACCAAAAAATTGGTTCTGCTATGTTAGTTTTGCTTTTCACATATACTTTGTATATTCCTTGGCAAG TTTATGTGGTGTGGAGGGTCTTTTGTTTAAAGATGGAGACATCAAATAAAACTGATAAAAGAATGCGCAGCACCCAAAAGGTTTTGTCGACAATCAGAAGTACAAAAATGTATGTCTGGGACAAATATCTAAGTAGAACGACCAATCGCATTAGAAA GGATGAAATGCGCACTTTGTACAAAATGTTCATGTACTTGTTCTTTACAACAGTTTCAGCAACATTAGTTCAACACTTTACATTATATTTGGTAATAATGACCTATATATGGTCGGGAAAAACAATCACAGCTGAACTTATGTACTTTGTCGTTGGTTGTTTTCAAGGTGTGACTTTTACCTTGGTTTTTATGATACCATATGGAATGTTTTACACGTCAGAATTCATTGCGGCTGTCAAAAGAATTCAGCaactatttaaaataattggtaTGAAAAGGAATATGGAAGAATATCAACCTGAAATGAAGGAAGCACACATTTCTTTAGGAAATGTCACCGTTATACtggctgaaaaaaaaattcttagtgATGTTAGCTTTGACCTTAAGAAAGGTTTAACAGTGTTAACAGGAAATACTGGTACTGGCAAAAGTGTTCTAGTGATGACTTTGTTGAAACAGTACGAAATAACTACGGGTGCTTTACTCATTGAAGGTAGAATATCATATGTTTCACAAGAATCGTGGTTATTTCCTTCGACTATTAGAGAAAACATTCTATTTGGGCAAAGATACAACGTACAACGTTACCAGGAAGTGTTGCAAGTTTGTGCCCTGTGTCACGATTTCAATTCGTTTGAATTTGGTGATGCTACTGTTGTGGCAGATCGCGGTATTAACTTAAGCAAAGGACAAAAAGCCAGGATTAGTTTAGCGAGAGCAATTTACAGAGAAAGTGATATCTATCTCCTGGATGATTGTTTGTCAAGTCTAGATCCATTGGTGGCTGATTTCATATTCAAAAATTGCATTAAGAAGTTTTTGGCTGATAAACTAATTATGCTAGTTACACATAATGAAAACTTCATCTGTCAGGCTGATAATGTTATCAATATGAATCAGAATGTCTCCATAGTATCAATAAACGCATCATCCGAAGCAActgaaaaaatagaaaacgaAACACCTACTGAAAACGTTTTAAGAGAAAATGACCAGAGAGAAGGAGAGGATACAGATGTGGGTAGCAAATTAATAAGTGAAGGAGAGAACAGGTTAAATGTGTACAGAGAAGATAAAAAATCGGGAACTGTATCTTGGCGTATTTATCAACAATATATTAAACTGGGAGGTACCAGTTTTGTTTTCGTCGCTATTTTTCCCATATCTATACTAGCTCAGCTTTCTATAAGTTATAAAGACAAAGTTGTAAGTAATTG GGTAAATTTACAGAGtgaaatttccaattatgtcaATGGTACTAACGACAATCCTGAATTCATTGAAATACGTGAAAGAAATACCCGCTTCATATATATTACTCTGTTGTAA